The Papilio machaon chromosome 15, ilPapMach1.1, whole genome shotgun sequence region CCGTACAGAATCTGTAATATCTGCGAATTCTTTGGGTTGTAAgcgtgaattttatatttacgtgATCAATCATATCTCGGCAACAACTTATACCAAAGAAGAATAGTAAACTGACGTTttggaaaattatattttgccaTCGGGTTTTTCAGATGctaagataaaatatagttatgacAGTGttgaatgtttatattaaaatcttatgATCATGGACGGTATCtagtcaaaataattatttgtatatgaaGTCGGTCCAAAACAAACAAGATATTTGGAAGAATAACACAAATACTGTGAACTAAATATGACTACCTTGAAGCTTCATCATcacaagtaataataatatcttccatttatttcaaacattctTGGAATATGATTGATGTTGTTGAATATTCcaatagattattttaatgtaagtaGAAAATAGCTCACATCGCTTATTGTAATGTATGAAATGATATCTCGGATTAAATTCAAGGTATTGAGttcaataaaaatctaaatttgttTCAAGTGGATGAgttgttttacattaaaacaaatagtaaCATAAGCAGCCAGAGACTAGGTAGTGATATCCATTTCATTTGATAATTTTCATACACGCTCATTGCTAGCATGTACTCGTAACACCAACGTCTCTTAAACTTACGCAtgtgtttggaaaatggcacCTCTAGTACTGCCataaatattcatacaaatttaaccttaaatttaaacttaccaGACAGCCAAGAGCGCATCGTGCGAATGTAAGAACATTGCCAGCGAGTGGTGCAGAGCCCACAACCATAATGCGAAGTCTTCCGCCCATGCCTTCGCGCACCTTTCTGAACACCAGCTTGTCCCAAATGGAATCTGAGCGGATGATGCCCCTGCacaaacattataaaacagatatatttttgtttagtactgtagtttaaatatgtaaaagtcAAACATAccagatttaatattaatttagagaTATTTGTGAACGCTAACAAAAGATAGACAACGcgataaaataactaaaaataaaaataattaaataaatacagttttagtaaaataatctataaataatttgacaaattgTTTGCCGTATGGAAAGTGTCATCTTCACAGAACTTGATATTTCCTACCGCAAGAATAAAATGACATTGAAATtggtaaaagaaaaatggcgtgctaataaaaaatactggaTTGTAACCTGAATATCCAGTCACGCTGAACGTACAGACATTGCGTGACACTTGATTGGCAGTTTCATATGTATTCCGTCATTTAAAGGAACTAGTCTAATTGAGTCATTTTCAACAAAGATTTCTTTATGTCTTATAATCACATTCCAGCAAGTAAAGAAAATGAAGGTTGGAAATTTATGCAGTCAAGATTGCAATGAGACAAAATAACAAGAATCCAAATTTCTTTGACAAACTCTTCTGATCcttattttatcaatgttCAATATTAAGCATGTTTGtggtaattttaaatggttgtttttttacgaCTTAGGTGACATAAGTAAAATGCGTTACATTAAATTAGTCGACAGCAAATTCTAAGCTGCTAATTGCTATAATTTCGCCCACTTTCGTACTTACCTTTTAAGTTCTGATTCCTTAGCGGATAGCGCCATATTAAACAGAAGCTTCTTGATCTTTGAATTTGAAATCTCATTTTGCGCTTTATCATAAAGTCTGTTGAGTAATCTGGGTACAGCAGGCATCATAGTTGGCTTCAGAGCGCCTAAGTCGTCGCCGAGTCTTCGAATGTCTCCACTATAGAAACCAACCGCACCGCCAACCATATATAGAGCATTCTGAAAATATTAGAAGTAATTTATGTCATTCTACCACTATTTAAAAGATGTATTGCAGTAATTATCAACCCCTATTTTTATGTCATTGTAATCCGCGTGAAACTGAGGTCAAGTCCTAATTTATATTGTGCTAAACTGAGGTCAacaatttgcattttaataatgaaactgGGTGCATTGCGATTTCTATCTCAACGcttacaattaaattgaacAATAGTAGCAAGTACCTCTTGTTAATGGAAGtgaaaaatgcattttaatttcaacacaATGATGATCATGAGAtagcagtaaaaaaaatcaaaaaggcTATACAACCAGCCTAACGGCTAAGAATGCGGGCCTCCGATGGTCGTGAAATGAATTCTGCCATTCAAGTTGTCCTTGCACAAGCTACGggcttatttaaaataagtaaattttgaataaaatgcgtgctatgatttttgttataaaaatattaatcaccTCACAACATCGCTCCAGCATATGCGCGAGGGGCAGGAAGGAGATCATGACGTCATGTTTAGATGGCCGGTGCTCTCCAAGTTGCATGATCACGCTGCACATGGACGCCACCAGGTTCTCGTGTGTCAGCATCACGCCTTTCGGCATACCAGTTGTGCCCGACGTATAACAGATCGTGCAAAGACTATCCGGTTTCGGTGGCtacaatgttaaatattgtcaCTTCATATACGACcttttaaaaaactatttttaatggttacatatcaaatttaaatttaattgaggTGAAGttagtttgaaaataaaaagtattgaaatgtatttactaaatttataactttctgAAGGTTTGTCCATTGttcgtttgtttgttttattttattatgctttGATGAGTACTTACGACAAATGGATGATCTTTTTGTGCTCCTTGAATTTCCACATCACTGAACTTGACGATATCAACACCACGACTCCTGGCCCTTTGATGCGTCGATGGTGACACTTCTTTGATTGTGACAAGCTTCCTCAGACATCTCGGTGATTGGTCCAGAAGAAGATTTGCTTTTTTATCATCTTCACATACTACTATTGACATTTCAGCTGCACAAGAGAAAACATTGTCAAGTAGTTAGTTGataagatttaaaagtaatgaatCTGAtcttaaaaagaaatctttttaaaatgatttaattttcgtTATTTACTATTGACTGAATCGTTTCAATAAATTAGTGATTACTTAACAATTTCGGTTTTTTTAACGCCTTCATTGTAACAATCTTAAATAATTGTGCACGAACAAGTTTTATACAGTCAGATTTGCTTTGTGATTTCATTAAGGCGCACGATacatcataaaatttttatcgtgATTTAAATAGGAAGACTTGAATGCTAAAAAATTCTTTCGGTACAACCtcagaatataattttttccgCTGACGTTTTCCTGTCTGAATATACCTCAATCTAATAATTAGGTATGTACGCAATTTCTATATATTACACAAGTGGCACCGCCAATCATCACAAATTGCGTAAATTTGTAGATACCGGACAGTTTTAagacacttaaaaataatctacgcAGCCTATGATCTTGTCTCCAGCCTTGAGTTCTCATAAACAAGGTCgctcattatttaattttaaaagtacacataaataatataaagtaaatatattatccAAAGGTAATTAAAATCCAATTACTTTGATTTATGATGAAGGCACACGCGTTGGCTCCTAAAGTATCGTACAACGGCACTATAACCATTGAATAGCAGTAGGCAGCTTGTTCCGTCATTATCCATTCCGGACAATTCTGTGCGTAAATACctgaaaaaaatttataattgtagTTTCTTCAAGGTCCAATTGTAAAAGTACATACAggacaaaaacatatttaattttaaaaatcacaaaacaCTAACCCACAAAGGTACTTTGACCCGGGCTAAGACCTTGACATATAAGGCCAGATCCGAAGTTTTTCGCTCTCAGCAGGGTCTCATTGTAAGTTTGCCATACATACGGCTTATTTGGTCCCTCACGCCAACCGAGACAGTTGCCATTATCtgcaatgaaattaattaaaagtcaTTGGCCacacaaataacatttatttttttttaataaccacATGACCGTGAAGttttcaagaaaaatatttttacattcattTATCACATCAGTCAATCTAGTAAACGATTACGTGCGTTTGCAACCGCAATAAGAATTGTGGAATATTCCACGCATCAAAAGCAACTTTTTAGCTCCGATTTCCTACTTTTTAAAGGACGGAACAAGTTTGAAGTGCCTGTGtagcaaacaaaaaaatcaccGGCCAAACAACTTCACTAGCACAAATTACGTTTAACTGTATCCTGTGAACCTGTTGGTAAATGATGGTAACAATACGATGTAATGCACGGCTATTATCGTACTTATCCTTAACAAGTAATCTTAACGAACGGAATTACAGAGGAATAAAGACGGGTCCTAGAATTGTGCCTTGAGGCATTCCCACTCTAGAAATCTTGGAAAAttcatgcaattttttttaaactaaaaatgttttaaatagtataattGTTTACCAAGAAATAACTTTTCAACTTACTgacataaacaatattaatacagCTGTTAAATGAAATCTACTATTATACTAAGCTGGTAGGGTTAACAAATGTActgaacaaataaaaaataaaaaatcttgaaagcatcataaaaatatcaccTTATTCACAGTGCGGGGTACTTGTTAATTATGATGTCGTGGTTAGTGTTGATAATAGAAACAATGGAAACTTACTAGATTCTTTGACACCTCGTCGAAATGTTTCGAAAAGTGTGCGTGTGTCATCGTGAAGGTAGCGGAGGAATCTGCCATTTTTTGCATCTTTGTAGAATTTTGAGACCCGCACCATTTCAGGACCCTggaaagaaaattacaatatatatttgttgaaTAGATGTGTCCCATTTACGCATCAAACGATGAACTAACTAGAtacttgaataattaaattaattatatagtaaTCGTATATTGGCATGTAAATAATCCGTCCGGGTTCAATGTGCTGAATCCTTGCAACACACGAGGAACTAATCAATTGTAATCTTTTTAACGTTGCCTACGATGAAGCGATTACACAAACGACAAAACCATATGATGTAAAGACGTGTAGCTACAATTAAATCATAtaagttaacaaatatttataccgTTATATTACACCGTACCCTTTCAATCCATTTCTcgtagtttttatttgatttaattaagcaATAATCAAATGTTTGACTCATTGAGATTCATTAAAGACCTGATGGGAATTTATGATcgcgaaaaataaaattaagggTTTACAAACTGAAGAAGAGTATTCAACGAAACCAGTCAAATTTTGGgaatctttgttttatacaaactCGCATCCAAATACTGTtgaattgttaaaatgttttgcaaATAATGTCCGTTAATCTAATGACATATCTGACCCACTAACTCggatttcatattattattaaacgcACCGTACTCTTACACATTACggtataatgtttttatgaaGCTAAATGGAACGAAGAACGGGTCAATGTCACTTGTAGCTTTGacttgaaaaacaaattaaaccgAAGCGAAATGATCTCATTTGGGGGTAAATGTTGGGTACGCTGTATGTCAAAGGGTCATTCAACTTTATTACGTTTTGTGAGAGATGAGCCTTTTAAATTGTTGCCGCAAACCAACCGCATACGTCCATTGTTATACATACATGTCCAGTTTTCTCAGTAATATTATTGCTGAGAACTGTTGTTgatttcataaaaacaaacgCTTGAAAGGCCACAATTTCATGAACTTTAAACATCAAACAATAACAACTACTTAAAATAACATCAGCTTGATaatcaactttttaatttttaatgactgttctgtaattttttttcaattgaagGAATACCGTTACCTTGATTAGTAATAAAACGAAAGTATACCGGTAAACAATAATAACCCTTTACTTGTAGTAAATGTAAGATAGAAAGATCtaatatgtttgtaataaattattttttatgttccaTTCTGGTATTCTAACGATGTTTACTTTTCGTACAAAGCAGGTAgtaaattttccttttaacGTTGTAATTAACAGTTTCATTAGCTTCAAAGATGTCGTGAGTGGCCAAGTTTCCCACATAAAAGTGATATGTAATAGCGAACGCtgaatttagtttaataaaattagtaaattcgACCTACactaaaaacatgttaaacaTTTAATCACGGACATTACGCAGCTTCTATAAATTGCAACCTAAAATCATATAAATGGTATTTATACAGAAATTAACAATATCCTTTTTTATTGGTTggaacagtggtagatcccgcaacaacaatatttgttgggtgcacgaattggccgggtcgaccggtgaaataccaagaccacacagaagacaggcgtgaagtggaagcaattccgcgtttcgtctgatgagtgtggaaccggaggcctaattttagtactctttcccttcccacccttttcttattaggaaaggatgggaaggggaagtggatttggaggaagaggggacgcatattattctgtgcgtccccttctccgttgattaaaggtaggcaacgcttcagtatttgcggatgtctatgggcaatggtCACGTTGCTATTTTGgtgaatccaggtggccgtttgctcgtttgccaccttatgatataaaaaaaaatcatccaaAGGTTTCTGTAAAAATGACATCATTATTGGAATttgttcaaaatttatttaaaatcatactCTAACTAAAGTCGTAGGCATCGAATGCTGTGGGAGACATCTGGCGATCTGTTTTAAGAATTAATGTCGCAAGGTTGGGTGGGATTTAGTTTCCCCAAAAACTTCCGATGTCCGATGTCTGcgtatttataactcaatgCAAGGACATGCACGTTCTATTTTAAGGCGGtcaaaaaagatttttctcGATTCGTTCTTAAATTGACCAatgatttttttgataaattattcttaGCCATAagctatttctttttttacatactTCAACTCCTTACAGATTTTACGTTTTTCAATTCATACCacttaaatcataaaatatttaatggttTAATAATACGAGCACCAGCGATGTTATTTTCGAGGcgttaaaatgattttttcaatttatctttCAGATCTCAGAAAACCTGTTGGGTCGTCAATCTTAAGAAGGTCAATTCGATACGAGACGACTTTCTTAccgtctaaaaataaaatatctctgGAATACGTGACATTGTAGGGACGTTTGGCTTATTTTCTGTTTCCGGATATTGCGTTCTTGAAAGTTTACGCTCACGCAAATAATAACATGTCGTATAAAGAGAACGACGGAATAACATGTTTACTTCAAATTGTTTCAGTTAAATGTTTTCGCTTGTCAAGTCTATATAGACTGCATCTTATAAAGGTTAAACCTACTtcgtatgtatgtttttatttggttttaaCTACATGATTCAATTTGTAAAAGGTTACTGaaaatgtattacataaatttcTTTTCCCATATAATCTTGAGACTGCCGTATGCATAATTTACTTTCGATTTCAATCAAGACAACTATTTACCTACTACATTGTAcgtattatttcatttcatttagtGCATATcccgtaataaaaaaaattgacattgTAACAAACAGCACGACATCCattgtttacaataattgCTATGCTCTTAGTTTAATTGTTTCTAATTTGTTACACAATTGCATGTGAACATCGAATGACACATTTGATTAGCTGTCACGTCATAAATTTGGCAAGAGACCAAGGTGTAAATATGTTTACTCAATCCCATATTAGGGCATTGAACTTATCAattattatcttcaatctATTATTAGTATGAAGCTTATAGTTCCTATGATTTAATAGAACGTTAACGTCGGTATACTATTAGTAATCTAATTATTACCCGAAATGTTCACATACGATaacatttctaattatttgaaaaaaaaaacaaacaatgtcTAATTCAACATTTAAATCTATTGTTAACGTCAACAAATCTTTGGTTCCTGCATTGGTTGATagcataaaattttgatttttagtaCGTTTAATATtccttgaattatttttagatttaatgtATGTATTGAAATGTAAGATGAATATTGCTCATATCTTTTACACAATAAAACATGTGGTTATACTCTAATATACCTTTCATCAACTTCAATAACAGAATAAATTGATACGcgagttgtttttttttaatttctgacTATAGAATGGGTGCGAAATTCTCATCTTGTTTTTATGCGTAGTTTTCATTGATTTTCCTCCACTCATTCGATAAAAATTTCCCATAAAATATGCAGCAAATTATTCTGGAATGTCAACAAATAGTGTGatgtattaagaaatataaaacgccattaatcaatttttatagaatatatttttacattttttttaatttagcttaCAACGAAACAAACTTTcgattttttattgcaattggTAATCATGGActgcgaacattaatttgtttagaTATTAGTCGTAGTTTCTACATTGATGTATGATTGATCGATGAAGTAATCGTTACATTTGCTTAAACATTTCGCAATTGTGAATCACTGTACATCTTACTacactttcatttttaaagaccttaaattttataataaatggacaggtctataaaatatattaggcGTCTTTATTGGTAATAATTTCACGAAAATtttgaaactatttttaagCAAGTTCTTTTGTATTTCGGTACTTACGAGAGAAAGGAAAAAACTGAAGATAAAAGAATATcctaataaactatataactgTATCTTTAAAAAGACTAACTGATTCAAATCTGTGAAGTCAAAAGGGCGTTTCGGATACCGAAAATCTTATAGCAATTCGCACTGTCAAATGTTTCTGCATAAACTATTCTTATTTAGTCACTCATAATatgcagaaaatattaaataacacagATTACTTTTACACACAGTAAACCCCTTAGcgtttcattataaataatgaatattcGTGTGAACGTTTTCgtaaaatcaacaaaattttattaaaattaatgcagCGCTTCAACCGGGCATAAAGTACACTAACAAATTGCATACtaattttcacatattttgtCGACGTTACAAAGATGTGTGTCGCCAATATTCGTGCTTAGACCTCTGtgctataatttaattatttactggcaataaaaatttattaatttactacgTTTACTACGTTGAAACGGCATTGacaaaacattacaattttcatattaatttatccCAGAGTCCCGTGACTTGTCTGATTGCCCTGCCAAAAATTCAGAGACGAGTACAGACATTTAAGTCTCCCTTTTCTTGActcaattgaatttttatttttgtacgttGCCATGCAATGTGGGCGTGAGAATGAGAATATGAAATAACTGCGAGTTGTTTTACGCATATTTCTCGTAATCGACTTGCGAAGATCACGAGATTTGAACAGAGATAATGTCGAAATTGACCAAATATCCAAGCGAAACAGAGATTTCatttataacaacataatattCAAATGCTCTTCCAGAAATAAGCGAACCAAAAATCTACTCTTAATTTAAGCTAGGGGATTATGtagttcaaaaattaaaaaaataatttccaattaaggtaatataaatgttattcttatctaatactaaaattgtgctctaattatataaaaatatttaattgcctTTTTTGTAATGCGTGTATGGATAACTATAGCTTGGTATATTAGTAAACTATATTAGACTTGTCTAATATTCTATTACACTAGGTTGGTATGTGAATTTAGTATTagtaattcaataaatatataatgtttggCGGCAATTCCTTGTCTATGGGGAAAGATGCAATTAGGtaacttaattagttttagGCAAGTATCTAGTGACTTTCACGTGTACGAAAGtggaaatatttaagtaatgtaAATGATTTGTTCTAGAATATTAAGATGGTCTTTCACTGATACCATCGTTAAGTCCATATATATATCGGCTagatatataactttaatgttCCCATTTTACCGCCGGAGTAATTTACAATCTCTCTGTTGTATAGGGGCAGagtatattcataaaatttacaacGCACTAAAGTTATCCGCGAACACTTTCtgcaaaacaaacaatattagttCACTAACACGCAAGTAGACTTAATTTGAAGTTTATTGAATGCAGGTTGTAAGCAAATCATAATTTCAGAATTTTAATCGACCATATAACGtcaaaatattagtattttgaGATGGCGTGTCATATATCAAAGCTGTAACGTATAATATTAAGGTAGTGGTTACGCTTGTTTactgtacaatttaatattgtaattataaaacaaaattgaaacatAACCTCCTTGTTTCTAAATTAACTGACATGCTATTCATTATTCATTGTTAATTTCATGAAATGAAAGAAAGAAGCTTTTCGAATGAT contains the following coding sequences:
- the LOC106712177 gene encoding long-chain-fatty-acid--CoA ligase 5 isoform X1, with translation MCNKDKMVSGKFGFAAKKDKVIVTEAKTELSVKEKCRKIQKKLKKTDKQKTDVKEKAIWWNQCSSLSEIDQYLWMVGGSAGALALTGVAAASAFYLSTRPKPEKPLVTLHEQSLLESGPEMVRVSKFYKDAKNGRFLRYLHDDTRTLFETFRRGVKESNNGNCLGWREGPNKPYVWQTYNETLLRAKNFGSGLICQGLSPGQSTFVGIYAQNCPEWIMTEQAAYCYSMVIVPLYDTLGANACAFIINQTEMSIVVCEDDKKANLLLDQSPRCLRKLVTIKEVSPSTHQRARSRGVDIVKFSDVEIQGAQKDHPFVPPKPDSLCTICYTSGTTGMPKGVMLTHENLVASMCSVIMQLGEHRPSKHDVMISFLPLAHMLERCCENALYMVGGAVGFYSGDIRRLGDDLGALKPTMMPAVPRLLNRLYDKAQNEISNSKIKKLLFNMALSAKESELKRGIIRSDSIWDKLVFRKVREGMGGRLRIMVVGSAPLAGNVLTFARCALGCLIVEGYGQTECTAPVTLTVQGDHVPEHVGPPVACCKVKLVDVPEMEYYAAQGQGEVCVQGANVFKGYFKEPEKTRQVIDRDGWHHTGDIGKWLPNGTLKIIDRRKHIFKLSQGEYIVPEKIENIYIRSQYVEQVFVHGESLKSCIVAVVVPDVDVVKCWALENGIQGTFSALCENERVKQMILDDMLQWGRNAGLKTFEQVKDIYLHPDPFSVQNGLLTPTMKAKRPEIRNYFKPQIEDMYKQLE
- the LOC106712177 gene encoding long-chain-fatty-acid--CoA ligase 1 isoform X2, translating into MACCDCCIGVAPIRPPINLSEQSDAIKGPEMVRVSKFYKDAKNGRFLRYLHDDTRTLFETFRRGVKESNNGNCLGWREGPNKPYVWQTYNETLLRAKNFGSGLICQGLSPGQSTFVGIYAQNCPEWIMTEQAAYCYSMVIVPLYDTLGANACAFIINQTEMSIVVCEDDKKANLLLDQSPRCLRKLVTIKEVSPSTHQRARSRGVDIVKFSDVEIQGAQKDHPFVPPKPDSLCTICYTSGTTGMPKGVMLTHENLVASMCSVIMQLGEHRPSKHDVMISFLPLAHMLERCCENALYMVGGAVGFYSGDIRRLGDDLGALKPTMMPAVPRLLNRLYDKAQNEISNSKIKKLLFNMALSAKESELKRGIIRSDSIWDKLVFRKVREGMGGRLRIMVVGSAPLAGNVLTFARCALGCLIVEGYGQTECTAPVTLTVQGDHVPEHVGPPVACCKVKLVDVPEMEYYAAQGQGEVCVQGANVFKGYFKEPEKTRQVIDRDGWHHTGDIGKWLPNGTLKIIDRRKHIFKLSQGEYIVPEKIENIYIRSQYVEQVFVHGESLKSCIVAVVVPDVDVVKCWALENGIQGTFSALCENERVKQMILDDMLQWGRNAGLKTFEQVKDIYLHPDPFSVQNGLLTPTMKAKRPEIRNYFKPQIEDMYKQLE